The Litoribacterium kuwaitense genome includes a window with the following:
- a CDS encoding ABC transporter ATP-binding protein, translated as MENIIEFERVNVDFPLRGGTVQAVRDVTLRIPKGKVTALVGESGSGKSTLASTLLRMVSAPGVISANGIRVDGKDVLQMSEKALRQYRWSDVSMVFQAAQNSLNPVVTIGEQITETYRAHKKDATEREIEQRATELLEYVKLEPQRMMRAYPHELSGGMKQRVMIAFSLLLEPKVVILDEPTTALDVITQDYIFSILEKINRELGITLLLLSHDIAVVAKVADYLGVMYAGKVVEFDDIHAIFEHPKHPYTAGLLKAVPSLIHDLDQIKPIPGASPNLLKLPFGCPFHPRCELAMSACKTIEPELVPTEEGYRPACHLYDPDKEEAATIK; from the coding sequence ATGGAAAACATCATCGAATTTGAGCGGGTGAATGTTGATTTTCCGTTGCGCGGAGGCACGGTGCAGGCGGTGCGCGATGTGACGCTTCGGATTCCAAAAGGGAAGGTGACGGCGCTTGTCGGTGAGAGTGGGAGCGGGAAATCGACCTTAGCTTCGACACTGCTCCGGATGGTGTCGGCGCCAGGGGTGATTTCGGCAAACGGAATTCGGGTGGACGGTAAGGACGTTTTACAAATGTCGGAAAAAGCGTTGCGTCAGTATCGGTGGTCGGACGTGTCAATGGTCTTTCAGGCAGCGCAAAACTCGTTAAATCCGGTTGTGACGATTGGGGAGCAAATTACCGAAACGTATCGAGCGCATAAGAAGGATGCGACTGAAAGAGAGATTGAACAACGAGCGACCGAGCTGCTGGAGTACGTCAAGCTTGAGCCGCAACGGATGATGCGGGCGTATCCTCATGAACTGAGCGGGGGGATGAAGCAGCGGGTCATGATTGCGTTTAGCCTGTTGTTAGAGCCGAAGGTCGTCATTCTAGACGAACCGACGACGGCCTTAGATGTCATCACCCAAGACTATATTTTCTCGATTTTAGAGAAGATCAACCGTGAGCTTGGCATTACGTTACTTTTGCTGTCGCACGATATTGCGGTTGTCGCGAAGGTGGCGGATTATCTTGGGGTTATGTATGCCGGTAAAGTCGTCGAGTTTGATGACATTCATGCGATTTTTGAGCACCCAAAGCATCCATATACGGCCGGATTGCTCAAAGCTGTTCCGTCACTCATTCACGACCTCGATCAAATTAAGCCGATTCCAGGCGCTTCGCCAAACTTATTAAAGTTACCGTTTGGCTGTCCGTTCCATCCGCGGTGCGAGCTTGCGATGAGCGCTTGTAAGACGATTGAGCCCGAACTGGTTCCTACGGAAGAAGGC